Proteins encoded in a region of the Deltaproteobacteria bacterium genome:
- the argB gene encoding acetylglutamate kinase gives MKKLIEKANVLLEALPYIKAFRGKTVIVKYGGHAMVNPTLRSRFAEDIILLRYIGIKPVIVHGGGPQIGQTLSRMGKESRFVHGHRITDEETMDIVEMVLGGKVNKDIVALIQKHGGRAVGLTGKDGGLFTVEKIMFEGTPQKDGPPEIIDPGRVGRVRKVDPEIIRKMDDSNFIPIIAPVGMDEEGYTYNVNADSVAGSLAAALHAEKLVLMTDVPGIQDEAGKLISSLSIKNLRSFMEKGTIHGGMIPKVEAAAFALEAGVPKVHILDGRIEHAILLEIFTQTGIGTEIVQ, from the coding sequence ATGAAAAAACTCATAGAAAAGGCAAACGTACTCCTTGAGGCACTCCCCTATATCAAGGCGTTCCGGGGTAAAACCGTCATCGTCAAGTATGGCGGTCATGCCATGGTCAACCCAACCCTTCGATCCAGGTTTGCCGAGGACATTATTCTGCTTCGATATATCGGCATCAAACCCGTGATAGTCCACGGAGGGGGCCCCCAGATCGGGCAGACTCTCTCCAGGATGGGGAAAGAAAGCCGTTTCGTCCACGGACACCGCATCACCGACGAGGAAACGATGGATATCGTCGAAATGGTCCTTGGGGGGAAGGTGAACAAGGACATCGTAGCCCTCATTCAGAAACACGGCGGGCGTGCCGTCGGCTTGACCGGCAAGGACGGCGGGCTCTTTACCGTGGAGAAGATTATGTTCGAGGGAACACCGCAGAAGGACGGCCCCCCCGAGATCATCGACCCGGGCAGGGTTGGCAGGGTCCGGAAGGTCGATCCTGAGATCATCAGAAAGATGGATGACAGCAATTTTATCCCGATCATCGCTCCTGTGGGGATGGACGAAGAAGGGTACACCTACAACGTAAACGCGGATTCAGTCGCCGGGTCTCTGGCCGCGGCCCTCCATGCGGAGAAGCTTGTCCTGATGACCGACGTACCCGGGATTCAGGACGAGGCAGGCAAGCTCATCTCATCGCTTTCCATCAAAAACCTCAGAAGCTTCATGGAGAAGGGGACAATCCATGGAGGGATGATCCCCAAGGTTGAAGCTGCGGCATTCGCCCTGGAAGCAGGGGTCCCCAAGGTCCATATCCTTGACGGACGTATCGAGCACGCGATTCTTCTTGAGATTTTCACCCAAACGGGAATCGGGACGGAGATCGTCCAGTAG
- the hslU gene encoding ATP-dependent protease ATPase subunit HslU, producing the protein MTHKNFTPREIVDSLDRFIIGQERAKKSVAIALRNRWRRRQVPEELRDEIAPKNIIMMGPTGVGKTEIARRLANLADSPFLKVEATKFTEVGYVGRDVESMVRDLMELTIKMVREEHTTSVRERAEILAEERTLELLLPRSAVRHTGPEEEKTPSADTREKLRAMLRNGNLDDREVEIQVEERSKPLVEIFSGPGMEGMDFNIRDMMGSLFPGRKKTRKVRIPEAAGILAEEEAQKLIDMDKVVSEAIVRVEQNGIIFLDEIDKISGGTGGQGPDVSREGVQRDLLPIIEGTTVTTKHGMIKTDHILFIAAGAFHGTKPSDLLPELQGRFPIRVELDPLTREDFVRILTEPENALILQYTELLHTEGLELSFSSDAIETIARMAEEVNTRTENIGARRLHTIMEKLLEEVSFTAPDLTDEKISIDSQYVRERLADVVGDEDLSRYIL; encoded by the coding sequence ATGACACACAAAAATTTTACCCCGAGAGAGATTGTTGACAGCCTGGACCGGTTCATAATCGGGCAGGAACGGGCAAAAAAATCCGTGGCCATCGCCCTGAGAAACCGATGGAGAAGACGTCAGGTTCCGGAGGAACTAAGGGATGAGATAGCTCCAAAAAATATTATCATGATGGGCCCCACCGGAGTCGGCAAGACCGAGATTGCCAGACGCCTCGCAAATCTGGCTGATTCACCATTTCTCAAAGTGGAAGCCACAAAATTCACGGAAGTGGGCTACGTGGGCAGAGATGTCGAATCCATGGTCCGCGACCTAATGGAGCTGACCATCAAGATGGTCCGTGAGGAACACACCACATCCGTCAGGGAGAGGGCCGAAATACTGGCCGAAGAGAGAACCCTCGAACTGCTCCTTCCCCGCAGCGCCGTCAGGCACACCGGCCCCGAGGAGGAGAAAACCCCGAGCGCAGACACGAGGGAGAAGCTCCGGGCAATGCTTCGCAACGGTAACCTGGACGATCGTGAAGTGGAGATCCAGGTGGAGGAGAGGTCCAAACCTCTTGTTGAGATATTCAGCGGCCCCGGCATGGAGGGTATGGATTTCAATATCAGGGACATGATGGGCAGCCTCTTTCCTGGAAGAAAAAAAACGCGCAAGGTCAGGATTCCTGAAGCGGCCGGAATTCTTGCCGAGGAGGAGGCTCAGAAACTCATCGACATGGACAAGGTAGTCTCCGAAGCCATTGTACGGGTTGAGCAGAACGGCATTATCTTCCTGGATGAGATCGACAAAATTTCCGGCGGAACGGGCGGTCAGGGGCCGGACGTTTCCCGAGAGGGTGTACAAAGGGACCTGCTTCCCATAATTGAGGGGACAACCGTCACCACCAAACACGGAATGATCAAGACCGATCACATCCTGTTTATCGCCGCCGGGGCGTTCCACGGGACAAAGCCATCGGACCTGCTGCCGGAACTTCAGGGGCGTTTCCCAATAAGGGTGGAGCTTGACCCGTTGACACGGGAGGATTTTGTCCGCATTCTCACCGAGCCTGAAAACGCATTGATCCTCCAGTACACCGAGCTTCTCCACACCGAGGGGCTGGAGCTCTCATTCTCTTCCGATGCAATCGAGACAATCGCGCGGATGGCCGAGGAGGTTAATACCCGTACCGAGAATATTGGAGCCAGGAGGCTTCACACAATCATGGAAAAGCTTCTGGAGGAGGTATCTTTTACCGCCCCTGATCTCACGGACGAGAAGATCAGTATCGATTCGCAATACGTTCGGGAAAGGCTGGCCGATGTGGTCGGAGATGAGGACCTCAGCCGATACATCCTTTGA
- the hslV gene encoding ATP-dependent protease subunit HslV: protein MKGTTVLAIMRDGKVAMGGDGQVTLGDTTIKHTARKVRTLYQGKILAGFAGATADAFTLFERFEKKLDQYSGNLSRAAVELAKDWRTDKVLRRLEALMAVCDRDDLFLISGTGDVLEPEGGILAIGSGGVYARAAAEALIKHTDMTAVEIVNEALLIASGICIYTNDQIHVEELG, encoded by the coding sequence ATGAAGGGCACCACTGTACTGGCCATCATGCGGGATGGAAAAGTAGCCATGGGCGGCGATGGCCAGGTCACCTTGGGCGATACGACCATCAAGCATACGGCCCGAAAGGTTCGGACACTGTACCAGGGCAAAATTCTGGCGGGGTTCGCTGGAGCCACCGCCGACGCTTTCACCCTCTTCGAACGGTTCGAGAAGAAACTGGATCAATATTCCGGCAACCTGTCCAGGGCTGCCGTTGAACTGGCAAAAGACTGGCGCACCGACAAGGTCCTCAGACGGCTGGAAGCCCTCATGGCTGTCTGTGACCGGGATGATCTCTTCCTCATCTCCGGCACCGGGGATGTCCTGGAGCCCGAGGGGGGGATTCTTGCTATTGGATCCGGGGGGGTTTACGCCCGGGCGGCCGCCGAAGCGCTTATTAAACATACGGATATGACGGCGGTGGAAATTGTCAATGAGGCGCTTCTGATCGCCTCCGGGATCTGTATTTACACCAACGACCAGATCCACGTTGAAGAGTTGGGTTAA
- a CDS encoding acetylornithine/succinylornithine family transaminase: MDTDSTIQTGREKLFPNYRQYPIVIERGKNCRVWDTDGNEYVDFVAGIATCNLGHCHPAVTEAIREQAQKVIHVSNWYFNSPQVELSRRLTDLTSMDRVFFCNSGAEAAEAAIKAARKWAHEEHGPGRCTVISLLGAFHGRTMKALTATDPKHHHAAFSPYPEGFVHIRAGDLAALREHIPHSCAFLMEPIQGEGGVYPIDPDFVREAERACREGGVLMIMDEVQTGMGRCGSLLASELMGITPDIVTLAKGLGNGFPIGAVLAKEEVALHLGPGSHGSTFGGNPLACSAALATLNTIVSEDLPGRARVVGEILRQGLEELLGQTPMALEVRGAGLLLGLELKIKAGPIVESLMKRGYLVTAVQEKTLRFTPPLTVEEKDIRGLLANLKDVVLSMDDDFS, from the coding sequence ATGGACACCGACAGCACCATTCAGACGGGCAGAGAAAAGCTGTTTCCCAATTACCGGCAGTACCCCATTGTCATCGAGCGGGGAAAGAACTGCAGGGTGTGGGACACGGATGGCAACGAGTATGTCGACTTCGTCGCGGGAATCGCCACCTGCAACCTGGGACACTGTCATCCCGCGGTAACGGAGGCGATCAGAGAACAGGCGCAAAAGGTTATTCACGTTTCCAACTGGTACTTCAACTCCCCCCAGGTCGAGCTGTCCCGAAGGCTGACGGACCTCACATCCATGGATCGTGTTTTCTTCTGCAACAGCGGCGCCGAGGCGGCTGAAGCCGCCATCAAGGCGGCACGTAAATGGGCACACGAGGAGCACGGTCCGGGACGATGCACGGTGATCAGTCTGCTCGGCGCCTTTCATGGCCGGACAATGAAGGCCCTCACGGCCACCGACCCCAAACATCACCACGCGGCCTTTTCCCCATATCCGGAGGGGTTTGTCCACATCCGTGCAGGTGACCTGGCGGCTCTCAGGGAACACATTCCCCACTCCTGCGCTTTCCTGATGGAACCCATCCAGGGTGAAGGCGGAGTCTACCCCATCGATCCGGACTTTGTAAGGGAAGCGGAAAGGGCATGCCGCGAGGGCGGGGTCCTCATGATAATGGATGAGGTGCAGACCGGAATGGGAAGATGCGGTTCGCTCCTTGCTTCAGAACTGATGGGAATAACGCCTGACATTGTCACCCTTGCCAAAGGGCTTGGGAACGGCTTCCCCATCGGAGCCGTGCTCGCCAAAGAGGAAGTGGCGTTACACCTTGGACCCGGGTCACACGGCAGCACCTTCGGAGGAAATCCCCTGGCCTGTTCGGCGGCCCTGGCCACTCTCAACACCATCGTTTCGGAGGATCTGCCCGGCAGGGCCCGTGTTGTGGGGGAGATCCTTCGCCAAGGCCTCGAGGAACTGCTCGGCCAAACACCCATGGCCCTGGAAGTCCGTGGAGCGGGTCTCCTGTTGGGCCTTGAGCTGAAAATCAAGGCGGGCCCCATAGTTGAGTCGCTGATGAAAAGGGGTTATCTCGTGACCGCCGTCCAGGAGAAAACCCTCAGGTTCACCCCTCCACTAACGGTGGAGGAGAAGGATATCCGCGGTCTTCTCGCCAACCTTAAAGATGTTGTTCTTTCAATGGATGATGACTTTTCATGA
- a CDS encoding argininosuccinate synthase — translation MAKPEINKAVLAYSGGLDTSVILTWLKEEYGCEVVAFAADLGQGDEMDGIREKALKTGASEVFIEDLKEEFVRDFVFPALKGNAIYEGFYLLGTSIARPLIAKAQIDIARRVGADAVAHGATGKGNDQVRFELGYHALMPGVTVIAPWREWDLGSRSSLMEYARKHDIPVPVTKDKPYSSDRNLLHISYEGGILEDPWEEPDESMFTLTVAPENAPETPEYITVDFQGGTPVSVNGKALSPANLLQSLNEAGGRHGVGRLDMVENRYVGIKSRGVYETPGGTILHYAHRAVESLTMDREVMHLRDSLTPRFSELIYNGYWFSPEMEWMLKCIDETQRDVTGTARIKLYKGSCRVVGRKAPHSLYMHDFATFEEESVFDQADSTGFIKVNALRLRINAQAKTRDK, via the coding sequence ATGGCAAAACCGGAGATAAACAAGGCCGTCCTCGCCTACTCAGGTGGCTTGGACACGTCGGTCATCCTTACATGGTTAAAGGAGGAATACGGTTGTGAGGTGGTAGCCTTCGCGGCAGACCTTGGCCAGGGCGATGAGATGGACGGCATCCGGGAAAAGGCTCTGAAGACCGGGGCAAGCGAGGTCTTCATCGAGGATCTCAAGGAAGAATTCGTCAGGGATTTCGTCTTTCCGGCCCTGAAAGGCAACGCCATTTACGAGGGGTTCTACCTGCTTGGCACCTCCATCGCCCGGCCTCTTATCGCGAAGGCACAGATCGATATCGCCAGGCGGGTCGGTGCCGACGCGGTGGCCCATGGCGCTACCGGAAAGGGGAACGATCAGGTCAGGTTCGAGTTGGGCTATCACGCACTGATGCCCGGCGTTACCGTGATCGCCCCCTGGAGGGAATGGGACCTTGGCAGCAGGTCATCCCTCATGGAGTATGCCAGGAAACACGACATTCCCGTCCCGGTCACCAAGGACAAACCCTACAGCAGCGACCGAAACCTCCTCCACATCAGCTATGAGGGGGGCATCCTGGAGGATCCGTGGGAGGAGCCGGACGAGTCCATGTTCACCCTGACTGTAGCCCCTGAAAACGCCCCGGAAACTCCCGAGTACATAACGGTGGATTTCCAGGGCGGAACTCCTGTGAGCGTGAACGGGAAGGCGTTGTCCCCAGCCAATCTCCTCCAGAGTCTCAACGAGGCAGGCGGCAGGCACGGGGTGGGCAGGCTTGACATGGTGGAAAACCGCTATGTCGGGATAAAGTCCAGGGGCGTTTACGAAACCCCGGGGGGGACGATTCTCCATTATGCCCACCGCGCGGTGGAATCCCTGACCATGGACCGGGAGGTGATGCATCTGAGGGACTCCCTGACCCCTCGATTTTCAGAGCTGATCTATAACGGATATTGGTTCTCCCCCGAGATGGAGTGGATGTTGAAGTGTATCGATGAGACCCAACGGGACGTAACCGGAACCGCCAGGATTAAGCTCTACAAGGGCTCTTGCCGCGTTGTGGGGAGGAAGGCGCCCCATTCCCTCTATATGCACGATTTCGCCACCTTCGAGGAAGAATCGGTCTTTGACCAGGCCGACTCCACCGGTTTTATCAAGGTCAACGCGCTGCGCCTGCGAATCAACGCCCAGGCAAAGACCCGGGACAAGTAG
- the argF gene encoding ornithine carbamoyltransferase — protein MKRDFLTLRDLTSGELAGLVLRAWEMKHQPKGQNSSCPLIGKSVALLFEKPSTRTRVSFEVGIYQLGGQSIFLSPRDVQLSRGEPLNDTARVLSRYLSALVIRTYSQETLEILAKEAGIPIINALTDLAHPCQIVGDLLTVKEYTVQMAGTRITYVGDGNNVANSLIIGCAAMGLNLALACPAGYDPDPAFLAEGQRRATENGGTVRVLRDPVEAAAGSQFLYTDVWTSMGQEEESGKRRRDLADYQLNGKLLDAAPGARIMHCLPAHRGEEITDEMMEHPDSIVFDQAENRLHAQKAILEWLLTMREK, from the coding sequence ATGAAAAGGGACTTTCTCACTTTACGCGATCTGACCTCCGGGGAACTGGCTGGACTTGTCCTGCGAGCCTGGGAGATGAAACATCAACCGAAGGGACAGAACAGTTCCTGCCCTCTCATAGGCAAAAGCGTTGCCCTTCTGTTTGAAAAACCGTCAACCAGAACCCGGGTATCCTTTGAAGTTGGAATCTACCAGCTCGGCGGACAGTCCATTTTTCTGAGTCCAAGGGACGTTCAGCTATCCCGGGGTGAACCCCTTAACGATACCGCAAGGGTTCTTTCCCGGTACCTGTCTGCCCTGGTCATCAGAACCTACTCACAGGAAACATTGGAGATTCTGGCAAAAGAAGCCGGCATCCCCATCATCAACGCCTTGACGGACCTGGCCCATCCATGCCAGATCGTCGGTGATCTACTGACGGTTAAGGAATACACCGTGCAGATGGCCGGCACGAGGATTACATATGTCGGAGACGGCAACAACGTGGCCAACAGCCTCATCATCGGTTGCGCGGCCATGGGCCTTAACCTCGCCCTTGCATGTCCCGCCGGATACGATCCCGACCCGGCCTTCCTTGCTGAGGGGCAGAGGCGGGCTACGGAAAATGGAGGGACGGTCCGTGTTCTGAGGGATCCGGTCGAGGCCGCGGCGGGATCGCAGTTCCTGTACACCGATGTATGGACGAGCATGGGCCAGGAGGAAGAATCCGGGAAACGAAGGCGCGACCTGGCCGATTACCAGCTCAACGGAAAGCTCCTTGACGCGGCCCCGGGCGCCAGGATAATGCACTGTCTGCCCGCTCACAGGGGCGAGGAGATCACAGATGAAATGATGGAACATCCGGATTCCATCGTTTTCGATCAGGCGGAAAACCGGCTTCACGCGCAGAAAGCCATTTTGGAGTGGCTGTTAACGATGAGGGAGAAATGA
- a CDS encoding GAF domain-containing protein, producing the protein MKRALLVESKNIHRQALRDLLSSEGFSIQEAADGQQGISAVRSSDPFDLVFLADRMPGLSGTDTLIAMRKYRPGQPVIMLMGREDRKASALALARGAADIIQKPFNSEEVLLAVRNVMEKSRLKRSGEKQFERLRLLEMHAGQLTSFRMDEFLQEDIIREDKFLKKTLHLMADVMETRKVSMMLLDKNGKELMMAQSTWMSPEIMQSIHQPVLKGVSGWVVRNGKPVLIKDVNTDKRIKLARFSKQYDSPSFVCTPLLFNKKVVGAISANDKIDGSVFTESDLAILNTFTHLLSMEIANLSVSRKIERENLKLTFINNVVFAMAASDSSEEIYQSLVDKIRTNLRANLCVLLTLEDQGDRLAICAVSSRSDVSLRPEPFAPGTGIFAKVLETGKSVKINNAMEGDGVDRKADLLGCIQADMIAAMPLKLKGSIIGILAFYDREDGRPFDDWDMEILASLAPHASMGLKNAWLYQNLTRSIDEVVATERKLDEATRSATEKTRALSRLQQKMTS; encoded by the coding sequence ATGAAACGTGCGCTGTTGGTAGAGAGCAAGAATATCCACAGACAGGCCCTTAGGGACCTTCTGTCCAGTGAGGGTTTTTCCATCCAGGAGGCTGCCGACGGCCAACAAGGTATCAGCGCCGTGAGGAGTTCGGACCCCTTCGATCTCGTTTTTCTCGCTGACAGGATGCCGGGCCTGTCCGGAACGGACACCCTCATCGCCATGCGGAAATACAGGCCCGGACAGCCTGTTATCATGCTGATGGGAAGGGAGGACCGGAAGGCCTCCGCTCTGGCCTTGGCCAGGGGAGCCGCGGATATCATTCAGAAGCCGTTCAATTCCGAGGAGGTCCTGCTCGCCGTCAGAAACGTCATGGAAAAGAGCCGTCTGAAAAGGAGTGGGGAAAAACAGTTCGAACGCCTTCGCCTCCTGGAAATGCATGCTGGTCAACTGACCTCCTTTAGAATGGATGAATTCCTCCAGGAGGATATCATCCGCGAGGACAAGTTCCTGAAGAAGACCCTCCATCTGATGGCAGATGTGATGGAGACCAGGAAGGTATCCATGATGCTCCTGGACAAAAACGGTAAGGAACTCATGATGGCCCAGTCAACCTGGATGAGCCCGGAAATCATGCAGTCCATCCATCAGCCTGTTTTAAAAGGGGTCTCCGGATGGGTCGTCCGAAACGGTAAGCCGGTCCTTATCAAGGATGTCAACACGGACAAGAGGATAAAGCTGGCCCGGTTTTCAAAACAGTATGACTCGCCTTCCTTTGTCTGCACGCCGTTGCTTTTCAACAAGAAGGTGGTAGGTGCCATCAGTGCCAATGACAAAATTGATGGAAGTGTCTTTACCGAAAGCGATCTGGCCATTCTCAACACTTTCACGCATCTTTTGTCCATGGAAATCGCCAATCTGTCCGTGAGCCGAAAGATCGAGAGGGAAAACCTGAAGCTGACGTTTATCAACAACGTCGTTTTCGCCATGGCCGCAAGCGACAGCTCGGAGGAGATCTACCAGAGCCTGGTGGACAAGATAAGGACGAACCTCAGGGCGAACCTTTGCGTTCTGCTGACCCTGGAGGACCAGGGTGATCGACTGGCCATCTGCGCGGTAAGTTCAAGATCGGACGTTTCCCTCAGGCCGGAACCCTTCGCTCCCGGAACGGGAATATTTGCAAAGGTCCTGGAAACGGGGAAATCCGTAAAGATAAACAATGCCATGGAAGGTGATGGAGTAGACAGGAAAGCCGACCTGCTTGGCTGCATTCAGGCCGACATGATCGCTGCCATGCCTTTGAAGCTGAAGGGAAGCATCATCGGGATTCTGGCGTTTTACGACAGGGAAGACGGCCGGCCATTCGATGACTGGGATATGGAGATTCTTGCCTCATTGGCACCCCACGCATCCATGGGCCTGAAAAACGCATGGCTTTATCAAAACCTTACCCGAAGCATCGACGAGGTCGTTGCCACGGAAAGGAAGCTTGATGAGGCCACACGGTCGGCAACGGAGAAGACCCGGGCATTGTCCAGGCTTCAACAAAAGATGACTTCGTAA
- a CDS encoding methylenetetrahydrofolate--tRNA-(uracil(54)-C(5))-methyltransferase (FADH(2)-oxidizing) TrmFO, whose amino-acid sequence MLPVKVIGGGLAGCEAAWQIARRGIPVHLYEMRPLRRSPAHRTGDLGELVCSNSLKSNRVDRAGGLLKAELRLADSLLIRLAEEASIPGGSSLCVDRLEYARLVTESIEKNDGITVFRDEMTSLPPEGPAIIATGPLTSDILAADIEGLLGEGALAFYDAIAPTIESDSIDWEKVFIQDRYGEQGVGSYVNCPLRKGDYLNLVEALRTGATVLPHHFEEENLFEACLPVEVLASRGDRTLAFGPMRPVGLSDPMTGRRPYAVVQLRPENRGKTLFGMVGFQTKLRQSEQERIFRMIPGLERAVFERLGSIHRNTFINAPALLDQFQRASSAPWLSFAGQITGVEGYVESIASGAMSGIYTAWKIFGGTPSPPPVTTMIGALLGRLSFSPRGGFQPVNAQFGLLPPIDGPPLGKAARKEAFAERALEHMRAYLSDVPSC is encoded by the coding sequence ATGCTTCCGGTTAAGGTTATTGGAGGGGGACTTGCCGGATGTGAGGCCGCCTGGCAGATCGCAAGGAGAGGAATTCCGGTTCACCTGTACGAGATGAGGCCCCTCCGCAGATCCCCCGCCCACAGGACCGGGGACCTCGGAGAGCTGGTCTGCAGCAATTCCCTTAAATCCAACCGTGTCGACAGGGCCGGCGGTCTTCTGAAAGCCGAGCTCAGGCTTGCCGATTCCCTGCTCATCCGGTTAGCTGAAGAAGCCTCCATCCCCGGGGGATCATCCCTGTGTGTCGACCGTCTGGAATACGCTCGCCTGGTAACGGAATCCATCGAAAAAAACGACGGCATCACCGTCTTTCGTGATGAGATGACATCCCTTCCCCCTGAAGGTCCCGCCATCATCGCGACGGGCCCTTTGACATCCGACATCCTCGCCGCCGACATCGAAGGGCTCCTGGGCGAGGGCGCTCTGGCCTTTTATGATGCCATTGCCCCAACCATAGAATCGGATTCCATCGACTGGGAAAAGGTATTCATCCAGGACCGTTACGGGGAACAGGGAGTGGGATCCTATGTCAACTGTCCCCTCCGGAAGGGGGATTACCTGAATCTGGTGGAAGCCCTTCGCACGGGTGCGACTGTTCTTCCTCACCACTTTGAGGAGGAGAACCTCTTTGAGGCGTGTCTGCCCGTGGAGGTTCTCGCCTCGAGAGGCGACAGGACTTTGGCGTTCGGACCCATGAGGCCTGTGGGGTTGTCCGATCCGATGACGGGCCGCAGGCCCTATGCCGTCGTTCAGCTCCGGCCCGAAAACCGGGGTAAAACGCTCTTCGGTATGGTCGGATTCCAGACCAAGCTCAGGCAATCCGAGCAGGAGAGGATTTTCAGAATGATCCCGGGGCTGGAAAGGGCTGTCTTTGAACGTTTAGGAAGTATCCACCGCAACACCTTCATCAATGCGCCGGCCCTGCTGGATCAATTTCAGAGGGCCTCTTCGGCTCCATGGCTGTCTTTCGCCGGGCAAATTACCGGTGTCGAGGGGTATGTCGAATCCATCGCCAGTGGGGCGATGTCCGGAATTTATACCGCATGGAAAATTTTTGGTGGAACCCCCTCCCCGCCGCCGGTTACCACCATGATCGGTGCCCTGCTGGGACGGCTTTCCTTTTCTCCCCGGGGTGGTTTTCAGCCGGTCAATGCCCAGTTCGGCCTCCTGCCGCCCATAGATGGCCCTCCACTTGGCAAGGCAGCTAGAAAAGAGGCCTTTGCCGAAAGAGCACTGGAACATATGAGGGCATATCTGTCCGATGTCCCATCCTGCTAG
- a CDS encoding tyrosine recombinase XerC: protein MQDWTFVEKYLQYLSDIQGASSHTVSAYRRDLREYRRYLSEKRMGPDAPESVRSYVGYLFRRGLARSSMARKISAVRSCSRYMVREGLISFNPCDGIPAPRGGRRTPRFLNMDEINALLDSPSGHRSIDLRDLALWELLYSSGIRVSELAGLNLSDWDHEGQTVRVMGKGSKERIVPLGRQAVERMKAYLTATDRWPPARGDAPIFLSTRGTRLTVRSIQKRLEKRLRACGLNNRVSPHVLRHTFATHLLDSGADIRSIQEMLGHESLETTQRYTHVTLERLLDVYDQSHPRASTKGEKV, encoded by the coding sequence ATGCAGGATTGGACATTCGTGGAAAAATACCTTCAGTATCTGTCCGACATACAGGGTGCCTCATCCCACACTGTATCCGCCTACCGGAGGGACCTCAGGGAATATCGACGATACCTTTCCGAAAAGCGGATGGGGCCGGATGCTCCTGAATCGGTCCGTTCCTACGTGGGCTATCTTTTCCGAAGGGGCCTTGCCCGCTCCAGTATGGCCAGAAAGATCTCGGCCGTACGTTCCTGCAGCCGGTACATGGTCAGGGAGGGGCTCATCAGCTTTAATCCGTGCGACGGTATTCCGGCTCCGCGCGGCGGCCGAAGAACACCACGGTTTCTGAACATGGATGAGATCAATGCGCTGCTCGACAGCCCGTCCGGCCATCGGTCCATTGATCTCCGGGACCTCGCCCTTTGGGAGCTTCTGTACAGCTCCGGCATAAGGGTCAGCGAACTGGCGGGCCTGAACCTGTCGGATTGGGACCATGAGGGACAGACCGTGAGAGTGATGGGAAAAGGAAGCAAGGAACGTATCGTCCCCCTGGGCAGGCAGGCCGTGGAGAGGATGAAGGCATACCTGACGGCCACCGATCGGTGGCCACCGGCAAGAGGGGATGCCCCCATTTTCCTGAGCACAAGGGGCACGCGTCTGACGGTTCGCAGTATCCAGAAACGCCTGGAAAAAAGGCTCAGGGCCTGCGGTTTGAACAACCGGGTCAGCCCGCATGTGCTGAGACACACATTCGCCACCCACCTTCTTGACAGCGGAGCCGATATCAGGTCCATTCAGGAAATGTTGGGCCATGAAAGTCTGGAAACGACCCAAAGATACACACATGTGACGCTGGAACGCCTGCTGGATGTCTATGACCAGAGCCATCCAAGGGCATCGACAAAAGGGGAAAAAGTATGA